One segment of Bradysia coprophila strain Holo2 unplaced genomic scaffold, BU_Bcop_v1 contig_561, whole genome shotgun sequence DNA contains the following:
- the LOC119083111 gene encoding dynein assembly factor 6, axonemal, with amino-acid sequence MSLLEDINTIKLLSNLLKPPDQSSDSEDERSTVNSSSVSKFGPGDILPHKTKTGQENRDENWKDCSPPKVVKKSPTSIEEWEELQLRSDFDELDTRKRPDYTVSYKQDVKTEDVFLQLSNKTTSTSSCDEIIIKITMPDETVTIDGIKLSVSRDDIDLGTPVYRLKLPLMQPINPDLGKASWDKEKKILTLRLKMDREFDYVNF; translated from the exons ATGTCTTTGTTGGAGGACATCAACACAATTAAATTGCTTTCCAATTTGTTGAAGCCACCGGATCAATCAAGCGATTCTGAGGATGAGAGAAGTACTGTTAACTCAAGCAGTGTGTCGAAATTCG GACCTGGCGATATTTTGCCacataaaacgaaaacagGTCAGGAGAATCGTgatgaaaattggaaagacTGCAGTCCACCAAAAGTTGTGAAAAAATCTCCAACTTCGATCGAGGAGTGGGAAGAATTGCAACTGCGGTCTGACTTTGACGAATTGGATACACGAAAGAGACCCGACTATACTGTGTCCTACAAGCAAGATGTTAAGACCGAAGATGTGTTCTTACAA CTGTCCAACAAAACGACATCTACATCCAGCTGCGATGagataattattaaaattacaatGCCGGACGAAACGGTGACCATTGACGGCATTAAACTATCAGTATCGAGAGATGATATTGATTTGGGAACGCCGGTGTATCGACTTAAATTACCGTTAATGCAACCGATAAATCCCGATTTGGGTAAAGCGTCGTGGGATAAAGAGAAAAAGATCTTAACGCTTCGATTGAAAATGGATCGCGAGTTCGATTATGTGAATTTTTAA